One window of the Trifolium pratense cultivar HEN17-A07 linkage group LG2, ARS_RC_1.1, whole genome shotgun sequence genome contains the following:
- the LOC123911584 gene encoding protein SRG1-like → MGDTSILAPSVQELAKQGIQEVPEQYLQPNQDPVLVSNITSLTQLPIINFDKLLCEDDNEFEKLDKACKEWGFFQLINHGVDSSLVESVKIGVQQFFNLPMEEKKKFWQTEEELQGFGQVYVSLEEQKLRWGDMFYIKTFPLHIRLPHLLPCMPQPFRDNFENYSLEMKKLCFTIIKFMTKALKIQEPSELVDFFEEGDQSIRFNYYPPCPQPDQVIGLNPHSDASGLTILLQVNEMQGLQIKKDGLWVPINPLPNAFVVNVGDLLEIMTNGIYRSIEHRATTNSKKERISVAAFHNIQMGRDLGPAPSLVTPENPALYKTITLEEYVEGYLASKIKGKSYLDVVRIKKESHE, encoded by the exons ATGGGTGACACTTCTATCCTTGCTCCTTCAGTCCAAGAATTGGCAAAGCAAGGCATTCAAGAAGTTCCAGAACAATATCTTCAACCAAATCAAGACCCTGTTCTTGTATCTAATATAACCTCTTTAACACAACTTCCAATTATCAACTTTGATAAATTATTATGTGAAGATGATAATGAGTTTGAGAAACTAGACAAAGCTTGTAAGGAATGGGGTTTCTTCCAG CTAATCAATCATGGAGTTGACTCTTCACTAGTAGAAAGTGTGAAAATTGGTGTTCAACAATTCTTCAACCTTCCAatggaagagaaaaaaaagttttggcAAACAGAAGAAGAATTGCAAGGGTTTGGACAAGTGTATGTTTCATTAGAGGAACAAAAGCTAAGATGGGGAGATATGTTTTACATTAAAACTTTCCCATTGCACATAAGGCTTCCTCATCTACTTCCTTGTATGCCACAACCATTCAG GGACAATTTTGAGAACTATTCTCTAGAAATGAAAAAACTATGTTTCACAATCATTAAGTTTATGACAAAAGCTTTAAAGATCCAAGAACCAAGTGAATTGGTAGATTTCTTTGAAGAGGGAGATCAATCAATAAGGTTCAATTACTACCCTCCATGTCCTCAACCAGATCAAGTCATTGGACTTAATCCACATTCTGATGCTAGTGGCCTTACCATCCTTCTCCAAGTCAATGAAATGCAAGGCcttcaaattaaaaaagatgGATTGTGGGTTCCTATCAATCCCCTCCCTAATGCTTTTGTAGTCAATGTTGGAGATCTGTTAGag ATAATGACCAATGGAATTTATCGGAGTATTGAACATCGAGCAACAACCAATTCAAAGAAGGAGAGGATCTCTGTAGCTGCATTTCACAATATTCAAATGGGCCGAGATCTAGGTCCGGCGCCTAGTCTTGTTACTCCTGAAAATCCTGCATTGTACAAAACAATTACTCTTGAAGAATACGTCGAAGGATACCTTGCAAGCAAGATAAAGGGGAAATCATACTTGGATGTTGTTAGGATAAAAAAAGAGAGTCATGAATAA
- the LOC123911581 gene encoding protein SRG1-like: MALQGTGSLIVPSVQELVKQPITKIPERYIHPNQDPVVESHTNSLPQVPIIDLSKLLFDDATELDKLDQACREWGFFQLINHGVNISLVENMKIGVEQFFNLPMEEKKENFWQTPNDIQGFGQLFVVSDEQKLEWADMFYINTLPLDSRHPHLIPNIPKPFRDHLETYCLELKNIVITIIGQMEKALKIKTNELVELFEDICQGMRMNYYPPCPQPEHVIGLNAHSDMGCLSIVLQANGVEGLQIRKDGQWISAKPLPNAFVINVGDMLEIFTNGIYRSIEHRGIVNTEKERISVATFHRLHMSRIIGPTPSLITAERPALFKTISVADYIKAYLSHELKGKSHLDVVRIQKENGK, encoded by the exons aTGGCTTTGCAAGGAACCGGCTCTCTAATTGTTCCTTCTGTTCAAGAGTTAGTAAAACAACCCATTACCAAAATTCCAGAACGATATATTCATCCAAATCAAGACCCTGTTGTTGAATCTCACACAAATTCTTTACCACAAGTTCCCATTATCGACCTAAGTAAATTGTTGTTTGATGATGCAACTGAGCTAGATAAGCTCGACCAAGCTTGCAGAGAATGGGGTTTCTTCCAG CTGATTAACCATGGAGTCAACATTTCACTGGTTGAAAATATGAAGATAGGTGTTGAACAATTTTTCAACCTTCCAATGGAAGAGAAGAAGGAAAATTTTTGGCAAACACCAAATGATATACAAGGGTTTGGTCAGTTGTTTGTTGTATCTGATGAACAAAAGCTAGAATGGGCAGACATGTTCTACATTAACACTTTACCATTAGACTCAAGGCATCCCCATCTAATTCCTAATATTCCCAAGCCATTCAG AGATCATCTAGAGACTTATTGTTTAGAACTGAAAAACATAGTTATCACAATAATTGGTCAAATGGAGAAAGCTTTGAAGATCAAAACTAATGAACTAGTAGAGTTATTTGAAGATATATGTCAAGGAATGAGGATGAATTACTATCCTCCATGTCCACAGCCAGAGCATGTCATTGGACTCAATGCTCATTCTGACATGGGTTGCTTATCCATTGTTCTCCAAGCAAATGGTGTTGAAGGCCTCCAAATAAGAAAAGATGGACAATGGATTTCAGCTAAACCCCTTCCTAATGCTTTTGTTATCAACGTTGGAGACATGTTGGAG ATATTCACCAATGGAATTTACCGAAGCATTGAACATCGAGGAATAGTGAATACAGAGAAGGAGAGGATCTCGGTCGCGACATTTCATAGACTTCATATGAGCAGAATTATAGGTCCAACACCAAGCCTTATTACTGCTGAAAGACCTGCATTGTTCAAAACAATTTCTGTTGCTGATTACATTAAAGCATATCTTTCACATGAGCTAAAAGGGAAATCACACTTGGATGTTGTAAGGATTCAAAAGGAGAATGGTAAATAA